The Chitinophagales bacterium genomic sequence GAGTGGCGACAGAAATACGCTATCGGTGGTATCTTTTTGTATGTACTTGCAACAGCTTATTTGATCTATATTTTTTTAGCACAGCAATCACTAAACGACAAAATAGAATATCGCTTGTGGATGGTGCTCTTTTGGATGACTATACTTTTCACTGCCGTAAATGCCATAGCTAAAAGCTTTAGTCAGGAAGATCAAAAACGGCAATTGTATTACTATACAATTGTAAGTCCACAGGCAGTAATTCTGTCTAAAATGATCTATAATTTTTTCCTGATGATTTTGCTTTCCGTTTTGTGCGCTTTGGTCTTTTTATTGATCATAGGCAATCCGGTGCAAAATATGGGTGTGTTTTTCCTCGGCATATTGGCAGGTGGCAGCGGTTTTTCATTTGTGCTGAGTATGATCTCTGCCATAGCTTCAAAAGCTGAACAAAACACTACACTAATGGCCATTCTCGGTTTCCCTGTAATTTTGCCTTTTTTGATGCTCTTACAAAAAGCGGTAAGCAAAGCTTTCATTATAGGATTTGACAACAAGGAACTCCTGCAGGATTTTGCGGTTTTATTTGCCCTTGATATCCTGCTCATCAGTTTGTCGCTTATTTTATTTCCTTACCTTTGGAAAGAGTAAACCACCTCGGGGCAAGCCCACGAGGCATTTGTTTGGAAAAAAATACTTTTGATTACGAGGCAAGCCTCGGAGCATTAAATCTCGATTATCGAGTAAAAAACTATGCTGAAAATATTTAAGCAAAACTGGTGGAAGTTATTGGCAGTCTTGCTCCTGTTGTTTTCTGTAAGTGCTGCGCTGCTTATTCCCCTTAGTTCGGGAATACAGAATATTAGCCCTCAAAACATCACAACAGGAAGTACACATCATGTAGAAGTATATGGCTACAACAGTCATTTCAAAAGTGCTGATCCCTCCTTAATTTTAGTACTGAAAAATGATCAATTTCAATTCTGCTCAGAAGAAATTGAAGTCAAAAGCCCCCATCATTTTATTGCCACAATTAAAATCCCAGCTAATATAGAATTGCCAAAAGGCGGAGATTTTTTCAATGCAATTGTCAATAACAATGAAGACGGCAGCAGTTTAATGCGAAGGGCAATCAGGATTGAACAGAAAAGTCAACTGGATACATTGACCGTAGCCAAGAAAAATTTCTGCAATCGCCAAGTAGAGCTTAAGTTGCCTGCACATCTTACTTTCCCCTACCGGGAAATTCTATATGAAACCATAAGAAATCTGTTTTTGCATGTACCCATGTGGTTTGCCATGACTTTACTGTTGCTGGTATCTTTTGTATCCTCTATCAAGTTTTTAAGCACAGGTGCTT encodes the following:
- a CDS encoding heme exporter protein CcmB — encoded protein: MLKTTLALIQKDLTIEWRQKYAIGGIFLYVLATAYLIYIFLAQQSLNDKIEYRLWMVLFWMTILFTAVNAIAKSFSQEDQKRQLYYYTIVSPQAVILSKMIYNFFLMILLSVLCALVFLLIIGNPVQNMGVFFLGILAGGSGFSFVLSMISAIASKAEQNTTLMAILGFPVILPFLMLLQKAVSKAFIIGFDNKELLQDFAVLFALDILLISLSLILFPYLWKE
- the ccsA gene encoding cytochrome c biogenesis protein CcsA, with product MLKIFKQNWWKLLAVLLLLFSVSAALLIPLSSGIQNISPQNITTGSTHHVEVYGYNSHFKSADPSLILVLKNDQFQFCSEEIEVKSPHHFIATIKIPANIELPKGGDFFNAIVNNNEDGSSLMRRAIRIEQKSQLDTLTVAKKNFCNRQVELKLPAHLTFPYREILYETIRNLFLHVPMWFAMTLLLLVSFVSSIKFLSTGALRWDLLAKNTAFTALFFGFLGIFTGMVWANFTWGAPWVNDPKLNGAAVGILIYLAYFVLRGSVRNPLIQRKVASVYNIFSFVLFIVFIFVLPRMTDSLHPGSGGNPGFNTYDLDNTMRPVFYTAILGFFLLGLWLSSLLLRLDLIEYKQNENE